In Zingiber officinale cultivar Zhangliang chromosome 1A, Zo_v1.1, whole genome shotgun sequence, a genomic segment contains:
- the LOC122038555 gene encoding purple acid phosphatase 17-like isoform X2 has protein sequence MALLPLLLSMVSSFLFLSSMAELPRLEHPLKSDGSLSLLVIGDWGRKGTFNQTLVAAQMGRIGESLDIDFVVSTGDNFYEEGLTGIDDKEFEESFTNIYAAESLQKQWYSVLGNHDYIGDVLAQLSPVLRQIDRRWLCLRSFVLNAEIVDFFFVDTTPFVEHYWNKPKGHHYDWRGVAPRETYISNLVKDLDLALKESPARWKVVVGHHTIRSASVHGDTIELQLLLLPILKENGVDFYVNGHDHCLEHISSNDCPLQFLTSGGGSKAWRGILNSVSDKLEFFYDGQGFMSLQLTKTQAHVVFYDAFGNALHKRAITKQSHSQI, from the exons ATGGCTCTCCTGCCCCTCCTCCTCTCCATggtctcttcttttctcttcctctcctccatggCTGAGCTCCCAAGGCTGGAGCACCCACTCAAGAGCGATGGATCTCTCAGCTTGTTGGTGATTGGTGACTGGGGAAGGAAAGggacatttaatcaaacacttgtTGCAGCTCAG ATGGGGAGGATTGGAGAAAGTCTTGACATAGATTTTGTGGTATCCACTGGGGACAATTTCTACGAAGAAGGGCTGACAGGCATTGACGACAAGGAATTTGAGGAATCGTTCACCAACATTTATGCTGCTGAGAGCTTACAGAAGCAATGGTATAGTG TTTTGGGGAACCATGACTACATAGGTGATGTGTTGGCGCAATTGAGCCCTGTTCTTCGGCAAATCGATCGCCGATGGTTGTGTTTGAGATCTTTTGTCCTCAACGCAG AAATTGTGGATTTCTTCTTTGTGGACACAACTCCCTTTGTTGAACATTATTGGAACAAACCCAAGGGCCATCACTATGATTGGAGGGGAGTCGCCCCGCGAGAAACTTACATTTCAAATCTAGTAAAG GATTTGGATTTAGCACTGAAGGAATCCCCTGCAAGATGGAAGGTTGTGGTTGGTCACCACACTATAAGGAGTGCCAGCGTACATGGCGACACCATTGAGCTCCAGTTACTCCTCCTTCCGATTCTCAAG GAAAATGGAGTTGATTTTTATGTCAATGGACATGACCATTGCCTTGAACACATTAGCAGCAATGACTG CCCTCTCCAATTCCTAACAAGTGGAGGTGGGTCAAAAGCTTGGAGGGGCATTCTCAACTCCGTTTCCGACAAGCTTGAGTTCTTCTACGACGGCCAAGGGTTCATGTCCCTGCAGCTCACCAAGACGCAGGCTCATGTTGTCTTCTACGATGCATTTGGCAATGCCCTCCACAAGCGGGCTATAACCAAACAATCCCACAGTCAAATATAG